Proteins co-encoded in one Meiothermus sp. genomic window:
- a CDS encoding OmpH family outer membrane protein, with product MKRLTLFVPTLAALLLSSLLVAQTPLTADKVGYLNARAVVEAHPQFARVKEVQAKAEAELKPLREQVQSLEAKLRQGNATAQEQQAYRTAAQRLETAGQKWSEQQGSVLRPITEDIDMVIGRVAKEQGFAIVLDQEVAASSGLVVYAAQELDLTQAIKQAISK from the coding sequence ATGAAGCGACTCACGTTGTTTGTGCCCACGCTAGCCGCTCTGCTTTTGAGCAGCCTGCTGGTAGCGCAAACCCCGCTCACAGCCGACAAGGTCGGTTATCTCAACGCCCGGGCTGTGGTAGAGGCCCACCCACAGTTTGCCAGAGTAAAAGAGGTTCAAGCCAAAGCCGAAGCAGAACTCAAGCCCTTGCGGGAACAGGTGCAGTCGCTGGAAGCCAAGCTGCGTCAAGGTAACGCAACTGCTCAGGAGCAGCAGGCCTACCGTACCGCAGCGCAGAGGCTGGAAACTGCCGGTCAGAAGTGGAGCGAGCAGCAAGGCAGCGTCCTCCGGCCCATCACCGAGGATATTGATATGGTTATCGGTAGGGTTGCCAAGGAGCAGGGTTTTGCTATTGTGCTGGATCAGGAGGTGGCCGCCAGCAGTGGCCTGGTTGTGTACGCGGCCCAGGAACTCGACCTGACCCAGGCCATAAAACAGGCTATTTCCAAGTAA
- a CDS encoding sodium:solute symporter family protein: MSVELWTWIIVLLTFGLYVGIGIWARVRETEGFYVAGRGVPPIANGMATAADWMSAASFISMAGLISTLGYDGTIYLMGWTGGYVLLALLLAPYLRKFGKFTVPDFVGDRYYSQTARVVAVVAAVFVSFTYVIPQLVGVGTVFARYLGVPSVTGLWVGVAVTALFAVLGGMKGITWTQVAQYTVLIIAYLIPAVAIASILTGNPIPQLALTFSDITTRLNQLQVDLGFTQYTQPFQRFDMLNILLITACLMFGTAGLPHVIIRFYTVPTVKDARASAGWALLFIALLYTTAPAISVFARYNLINTLHGKTFEEVRQIDWVAKWEKTGLLRFVDKDNNGTITIAKGNAFKFIPGTTRPDVNNPDTTSANEVFINNDIIVLSTPEVAKLAPLIIALVAAGGLAAALSTASGLLIVISSALSHDLYYRIINPRASEGQRLLVARVGILLAVLIAGYFGQNPPGFIAQLVAFAFGLAASSFFPAILLGIFDKRTTREGAITGMIVGLVFTAFYIIGTSYFGMPRWFLGVSPEGIGTVGMLLNFVITYFVSRMTPEPPKEVQDLVESVRIPRGAKDAHYH; the protein is encoded by the coding sequence GTGAGTGTAGAACTTTGGACCTGGATCATTGTGCTCCTGACCTTCGGCCTGTACGTGGGGATTGGCATCTGGGCGCGCGTGCGTGAGACCGAGGGCTTTTACGTGGCCGGACGTGGGGTTCCTCCCATCGCCAACGGTATGGCCACCGCCGCCGACTGGATGAGCGCGGCCAGCTTTATCTCGATGGCGGGCCTGATATCTACCCTGGGCTACGACGGCACCATCTACCTGATGGGCTGGACGGGCGGTTACGTGTTGCTGGCGTTGCTCCTGGCTCCATACCTACGCAAGTTCGGCAAATTTACCGTACCGGACTTCGTGGGCGACCGCTACTACTCCCAAACCGCGCGTGTGGTGGCTGTGGTGGCTGCGGTGTTTGTCTCGTTCACCTACGTGATCCCGCAGCTCGTGGGGGTAGGTACGGTTTTCGCCCGCTACCTGGGGGTGCCCAGTGTTACCGGATTGTGGGTTGGGGTGGCCGTGACCGCACTGTTTGCTGTGCTGGGCGGAATGAAAGGCATCACCTGGACACAGGTAGCCCAGTACACGGTGCTGATTATCGCCTACCTGATTCCAGCGGTAGCCATCGCCAGCATCCTCACCGGCAATCCCATCCCGCAACTGGCCCTGACGTTTAGCGACATCACCACCCGGCTCAACCAGCTACAGGTAGACCTGGGCTTTACTCAGTATACGCAACCGTTCCAGCGCTTCGACATGCTGAATATCCTGCTGATTACGGCATGTTTGATGTTTGGTACGGCTGGGTTGCCCCACGTAATCATTCGCTTCTACACCGTACCCACGGTCAAGGACGCACGCGCCTCCGCTGGCTGGGCCTTGCTCTTCATCGCTCTGCTCTACACCACCGCTCCGGCCATCTCGGTGTTTGCTCGTTACAACCTGATTAATACCCTGCACGGCAAAACCTTTGAGGAGGTACGGCAAATTGACTGGGTAGCCAAGTGGGAAAAAACCGGGTTGTTGCGCTTTGTAGACAAAGATAACAACGGCACCATTACCATCGCCAAGGGCAACGCCTTCAAGTTCATACCCGGCACTACCCGTCCCGACGTAAACAACCCCGACACCACCAGCGCCAACGAGGTGTTCATCAACAACGACATCATCGTGCTCTCCACGCCCGAGGTGGCCAAGCTGGCCCCGCTGATCATCGCCCTGGTAGCGGCAGGTGGTCTGGCCGCGGCGCTTTCCACGGCGTCGGGACTGCTGATTGTGATCTCCTCGGCGCTCTCACACGACCTGTACTACCGCATCATCAACCCAAGGGCCTCCGAGGGGCAGCGTCTGCTGGTAGCCCGTGTAGGTATCTTGCTGGCAGTGCTGATTGCCGGATATTTTGGCCAAAACCCACCAGGTTTTATCGCGCAATTGGTGGCATTTGCCTTCGGGCTGGCAGCGAGCAGCTTTTTCCCGGCCATCCTGCTGGGCATCTTTGACAAGCGCACCACCCGCGAGGGGGCCATTACCGGCATGATTGTGGGGTTGGTCTTCACAGCGTTCTACATAATTGGCACCAGCTACTTTGGTATGCCCCGCTGGTTCCTGGGTGTAAGCCCCGAGGGCATTGGCACGGTAGGAATGCTGCTCAACTTCGTGATCACCTACTTTGTCTCGCGTATGACCCCCGAACCGCCCAAAGAAGTACAGGATTTGGTCGAATCGGTGCGGATTCCGCGCGGCGCCAAGGATGCGCATTATCACTAA
- a CDS encoding lipid II:glycine glycyltransferase FemX codes for MLRLEPISDPAIWNQMVSSLPITSALQSWGWGEVKRLSGWQPERYAVYDNSELIAAAQLFRRRFIGPVSMLYASRGPALRSIQDLPRVVEVLKQQAQGAVYLKLEPETGQPAQQAAPEFSRMQIEETIQPEYTIWLDLTLGREGLLAQMDNMHRRNTKLAEKRVVTTIEGPEAFEEFWQLFEETNRRAKLLQHSKTYYQTVLKEMNQPLGQAFISISRLEGRALAAGLFVAFAGKVDYLYGGSSRENSNAKAPNGMHWGAINWGLQNGYRIYDLWGVPRQSEGSHAAGIDAFKEGFGGSRVRFPAYDVALSPLYGVIKKALRWRKNWVNYRTRGTTRDVL; via the coding sequence GTGCTAAGACTGGAACCCATTTCCGACCCCGCCATCTGGAACCAGATGGTGTCTTCGCTGCCCATTACCAGCGCATTGCAGTCGTGGGGTTGGGGCGAGGTTAAGAGACTTTCGGGCTGGCAGCCGGAGCGCTACGCGGTTTACGACAACAGCGAGCTTATCGCTGCCGCACAGCTTTTTCGCCGCAGATTTATCGGGCCTGTTTCGATGCTGTATGCCTCGAGGGGCCCCGCACTCAGGAGCATTCAAGACCTGCCCAGGGTGGTCGAGGTGCTCAAACAACAGGCACAGGGCGCGGTGTACCTGAAGCTCGAGCCCGAAACCGGCCAGCCGGCCCAGCAGGCCGCACCGGAATTCTCCCGGATGCAAATTGAGGAGACCATCCAACCCGAGTACACCATCTGGCTCGACTTAACGCTGGGCCGCGAGGGCTTGCTGGCTCAGATGGACAACATGCACCGCCGGAATACCAAACTGGCTGAAAAGCGCGTTGTGACCACCATTGAAGGCCCCGAAGCCTTCGAAGAGTTCTGGCAGCTCTTTGAGGAGACCAACCGCCGGGCCAAGCTCTTGCAGCATTCCAAAACCTACTACCAGACCGTGCTCAAGGAGATGAATCAGCCCTTGGGGCAGGCCTTCATTTCGATTTCCCGACTGGAGGGCAGGGCTCTGGCCGCCGGTTTGTTTGTGGCGTTTGCCGGCAAAGTGGACTATCTCTATGGGGGCAGCAGCCGCGAGAACTCCAACGCTAAGGCCCCCAACGGTATGCACTGGGGGGCCATCAACTGGGGACTTCAGAATGGCTATCGTATCTACGATTTATGGGGGGTGCCCCGTCAGAGCGAGGGCAGCCATGCGGCCGGTATAGATGCCTTCAAAGAGGGTTTTGGCGGCAGCCGGGTGCGCTTTCCTGCTTATGACGTGGCCCTCTCGCCACTGTACGGTGTGATTAAAAAGGCCCTGCGCTGGCGTAAAAACTGGGTCAACTATCGCACCCGTGGCACAACCCGCGATGTGCTCTGA
- a CDS encoding OmpH family outer membrane protein yields the protein MKNWLFAVALLSFLLGGSLIAQNRPTPNRIGYVDAEKIVQAHKDFKKVQDIRNQAERELKPIRDQLQPLEAKLRAGNATAKEQQDYRVLAQSLQEAGKKWSDRVNAALKPITEEIDQVIAKVAQQQGFAMIFDKKVAASSGLVVYAADELEITDAVIKALPK from the coding sequence ATGAAGAACTGGTTGTTTGCCGTAGCCCTTTTGAGCTTTTTGCTGGGGGGCTCCCTCATCGCCCAAAACCGCCCAACACCCAACCGCATCGGCTATGTGGACGCCGAAAAGATCGTGCAGGCCCACAAAGATTTCAAGAAGGTGCAGGACATCCGAAACCAGGCCGAGCGCGAGCTGAAGCCCATCCGTGACCAGCTTCAGCCGCTCGAGGCCAAACTGCGGGCGGGCAACGCCACCGCCAAAGAGCAGCAGGACTACCGGGTGCTGGCCCAGAGCCTGCAAGAAGCCGGCAAGAAGTGGAGCGACCGCGTCAACGCAGCCCTCAAGCCCATCACCGAGGAAATCGATCAGGTAATCGCCAAGGTAGCCCAGCAACAAGGCTTTGCAATGATCTTCGATAAGAAAGTAGCAGCCAGCAGTGGTCTGGTGGTTTATGCTGCCGACGAACTCGAGATCACCGACGCGGTAATCAAAGCCCTTCCCAAATAA
- a CDS encoding putative nucleotidyltransferase substrate binding domain-containing protein, with product MNPLEFVRAHAPFNLLPSETLGQVERGLEIAFFPKDSKVLERNGPKSQHLYMIRKGMARLERDGRTVIHLEEGDIFGYPSLISQDAPAFDVVAEDDLLVYRWPEAVFRRLLEHPPFAEFFTKGLAERLRLVAPSQEPRIVNIDLSLAVGELVTRPPVFVARSATVQEAAQVMRKHQISSVLVEGSPMGILTDRDLRNRVLAEGKGPETPLVEVMSAPAKTLPASTPLFEALAFMVEQGIHHLPLEQDGQIVGLVTDTVFMRQQARSPLHLLRRLERTRSLDDLKGYAKELSGIAESLLAGGLGASEIGRSVSSLNDQLIRILLRQAEERLGPAPTPYAWMVFGSEGRMEQALLTDQDNALVYAEESPEAQRYFAELAEYVVGGLIQAGFPPCPGGYMATHWHKPLTEWQKLFQHWVETPTPQELLEAQIFFDFRKVYGALSLEPLEKIVASSSTHAIFLAHLAKASVQFRPPIGFFRKIREEDGGVDIKKGGIAPIVSLARVHALEAGSLAKGTVERLRAAARENKLSQEGAETLIEAFGFLMRLRLRQQLASMRQGLAPSNKIQLDQLSSLERRHLKEAFLQIREMQEAMSQRFHTDRLG from the coding sequence GTGAACCCGCTCGAGTTCGTTCGTGCGCACGCCCCGTTTAACCTGCTACCCAGCGAGACCCTAGGCCAGGTAGAACGGGGTTTGGAAATTGCATTTTTCCCCAAGGACAGCAAGGTTCTGGAGCGCAACGGCCCCAAAAGCCAGCACCTCTACATGATTCGCAAAGGTATGGCCCGCCTCGAGCGCGACGGTCGGACGGTAATCCACCTGGAAGAGGGAGATATCTTCGGTTATCCCTCCCTTATCTCGCAGGATGCGCCCGCCTTCGACGTCGTGGCCGAGGACGACCTGCTGGTTTATCGCTGGCCCGAAGCGGTTTTTCGTAGGCTTTTGGAGCATCCACCGTTTGCCGAGTTTTTTACCAAAGGCCTGGCCGAGCGTCTGCGCCTGGTAGCGCCAAGCCAGGAGCCCAGGATCGTCAACATTGATCTAAGCCTGGCAGTAGGTGAGCTGGTGACACGGCCCCCGGTCTTTGTAGCCCGTAGCGCCACGGTGCAGGAAGCGGCGCAGGTCATGCGAAAGCATCAAATCAGTTCGGTATTGGTCGAGGGCAGTCCGATGGGCATCCTGACCGACCGCGACCTGCGCAACCGGGTGCTGGCCGAGGGGAAAGGCCCCGAAACCCCTCTGGTGGAAGTGATGAGCGCCCCGGCCAAAACCCTGCCCGCCAGTACACCCCTGTTCGAGGCCCTGGCCTTTATGGTCGAGCAGGGCATTCACCATCTACCCCTGGAGCAAGACGGCCAGATTGTGGGTTTGGTGACCGATACGGTCTTCATGCGCCAGCAGGCCCGCAGCCCCCTGCACCTGTTGCGGCGGCTCGAGCGCACCCGCAGCCTGGATGACCTGAAAGGCTATGCCAAAGAGCTGAGCGGCATCGCCGAGTCGCTGCTGGCGGGAGGCCTGGGGGCCAGCGAGATTGGCCGCAGCGTCAGCTCCCTCAACGATCAGCTAATTCGTATTCTGCTGCGCCAGGCCGAAGAGCGCCTGGGGCCAGCCCCCACACCCTATGCCTGGATGGTCTTTGGCTCCGAAGGGCGCATGGAGCAGGCTCTGCTCACCGACCAGGACAACGCCCTGGTCTACGCCGAAGAGTCCCCCGAAGCCCAGCGGTATTTCGCCGAACTGGCAGAGTATGTAGTTGGTGGCTTGATACAAGCCGGCTTCCCACCCTGCCCCGGCGGCTACATGGCCACCCACTGGCACAAACCCCTTACAGAGTGGCAAAAGCTCTTCCAGCACTGGGTCGAGACCCCCACCCCCCAGGAGCTGCTCGAGGCCCAGATTTTCTTCGATTTTCGCAAGGTCTATGGTGCGCTTTCACTGGAACCGCTGGAAAAAATTGTGGCTTCCAGTAGCACGCACGCCATCTTTCTCGCACACCTGGCCAAGGCTTCGGTGCAGTTCCGGCCTCCCATCGGGTTTTTCCGGAAAATTCGGGAGGAAGACGGCGGGGTGGATATCAAAAAGGGGGGCATTGCCCCCATCGTAAGCCTGGCCCGCGTGCATGCCCTGGAAGCCGGCAGCCTGGCCAAGGGCACGGTCGAGCGCCTGCGGGCTGCTGCCCGCGAGAACAAGCTAAGCCAGGAAGGAGCCGAAACTCTGATCGAAGCCTTCGGTTTTCTGATGCGCCTCCGGCTACGTCAGCAACTCGCCAGCATGCGACAGGGGCTTGCCCCCAGCAACAAGATTCAACTGGATCAGCTTTCCTCGCTCGAGCGCCGACACCTCAAGGAGGCCTTTTTGCAGATCCGCGAGATGCAGGAGGCCATGAGCCAGCGCTTCCACACCGACCGTCTGGGTTAA
- the pheA gene encoding prephenate dehydratase: protein MRIAFQGTEGAYSEEASLKAFPEAETIGLPTFHQVFSAVSNHEVDLGVVPVENTTAGIINQTYDLLLETDLHVVGELVLKVDHCLLAPPGTRLEDIRKVKSHPQGLAQCDGFIARYKLEAEPVYDTAGAARELAEHPQPGLAAIASRRAAERYGLEIIAEGIQDFIGNYTRFFVLSREDFPRREGPYKTSVVFTTRHRPGELLAALQAFADQGINLTKLESRPRRDPDRPFSPIFYADFEGHAEDPGPSQALLTLLRRASFVKVLGSYPAVTSWGLLREP from the coding sequence ATGCGTATCGCTTTCCAGGGAACCGAGGGTGCCTATAGCGAAGAAGCCTCACTCAAAGCCTTCCCCGAGGCCGAGACCATCGGCCTGCCCACCTTTCACCAGGTATTCTCGGCGGTTTCGAACCACGAGGTAGACCTGGGGGTGGTGCCGGTCGAGAACACCACCGCCGGCATCATCAACCAGACCTACGACCTGCTCCTCGAGACCGACCTGCATGTGGTCGGCGAGCTGGTGCTGAAGGTAGACCACTGCCTGCTGGCCCCGCCCGGAACCCGCCTGGAAGATATCCGCAAGGTTAAAAGTCACCCCCAGGGCCTGGCCCAGTGCGACGGCTTCATCGCCCGGTACAAGCTCGAGGCCGAACCGGTCTACGATACCGCCGGGGCCGCCCGCGAGCTGGCCGAACACCCCCAGCCCGGTCTGGCCGCCATCGCCAGCCGGCGCGCCGCCGAGCGCTACGGACTGGAGATTATCGCAGAGGGCATTCAGGACTTCATCGGCAACTACACGCGCTTTTTTGTGCTCTCGCGCGAAGACTTCCCCCGCCGCGAAGGGCCCTACAAAACCTCGGTGGTCTTCACCACCCGCCACCGCCCCGGCGAGCTTTTGGCCGCTTTGCAGGCCTTTGCCGACCAGGGGATTAATCTGACCAAGCTCGAGTCCCGCCCCCGCCGCGACCCCGACCGCCCCTTCTCCCCCATCTTCTACGCCGACTTCGAAGGCCACGCCGAAGACCCCGGCCCCTCCCAGGCTTTGCTCACCCTCTTGCGCCGGGCCTCATTTGTCAAAGTGCTGGGCTCCTACCCCGCCGTTACAAGCTGGGGTCTGCTCAGGGAGCCATAA
- a CDS encoding 3'-5' exonuclease produces MLWPFRKSPAWNEVNYWALDLETSGLEPSDQILSVGMVPIRSGVIEFGAHYYSLVRPARPETLSIEGIKAHHILPGELETAPPLAQVLDEVQRRINRDVLVLHFSSIDLGFLKQSCRALGRPWAKPLVVDTTVLLARLNERRRQLEPYSRPYPSALGAARAIFGLPGHLEHHALWDALATAELFLALRHRLQAQTLHQLT; encoded by the coding sequence ATGCTGTGGCCTTTTCGCAAAAGCCCTGCCTGGAACGAGGTCAACTACTGGGCCCTGGATCTGGAAACCAGCGGCCTGGAGCCATCCGATCAGATTCTGTCGGTGGGGATGGTGCCCATCCGCAGCGGGGTGATCGAGTTTGGCGCGCACTACTACAGCCTGGTGCGCCCGGCCCGGCCCGAGACCCTCTCGATCGAGGGCATTAAGGCTCACCATATCCTGCCCGGCGAACTAGAGACGGCGCCACCCCTGGCACAGGTGCTCGACGAGGTACAGCGGCGAATAAACCGGGATGTGCTGGTGTTGCACTTTAGTTCAATTGATTTGGGGTTTTTGAAGCAAAGCTGTAGAGCTTTAGGCCGGCCCTGGGCAAAGCCCCTGGTAGTGGATACGACAGTGCTGCTGGCCCGGCTCAACGAGCGAAGAAGGCAGCTCGAGCCCTACAGCCGGCCCTACCCCAGCGCACTGGGAGCCGCCAGGGCTATTTTTGGACTGCCCGGCCACCTCGAGCACCATGCTCTGTGGGATGCGCTGGCCACAGCCGAGCTTTTTTTAGCGCTCCGGCATCGGTTGCAAGCACAAACCCTGCATCAGCTCACATAA
- a CDS encoding DUF4212 domain-containing protein — translation MDKAKADAYWKANITLIRNLLIVWAVVSYGFGILLVNVLNNIKFGSVPLGFWFAHQGSIIIFVILIFIYVSQMNKIDQQFDVHE, via the coding sequence ATGGATAAAGCAAAGGCCGACGCGTACTGGAAGGCCAACATTACCCTGATCCGTAACCTGCTCATCGTCTGGGCAGTGGTCTCTTACGGCTTTGGGATTTTGTTGGTAAACGTGCTCAACAACATCAAGTTCGGGTCAGTTCCGCTGGGCTTCTGGTTTGCTCACCAAGGCTCCATCATCATCTTCGTCATCTTGATCTTCATCTACGTTTCCCAGATGAACAAGATTGACCAGCAGTTCGACGTACACGAATAA
- a CDS encoding DNA translocase FtsK, which produces MAKGKSKADKASKANPTERKRDLEAFALLILGIAALLAAAIYFGSNLAGQLGSGIQALFWGNLGYLAWLVPPTVALLGVWLLLDRPLGPLARGTALLFGGGLLTLPLVAHLARPYGGLLGSNLHTLLVGGLGNFGLLIPLLALSFVADLALRQRPGFLLGKGLRRVVLAAKRLYQAYRLSQSASRLLGEARALSARYPEHKALNTLVQDLEAIRRNPQDREALEGLSKLLDSFKAERAKELAGKLATEARPLAVRLERLAAALAAPLKGEGLAQTLEERRAALVLEIGALLTKAQTLTRQGEAAARSLDKPSTTQALLTALEEHQHRLAAWQESEALTQDLEQRVDGWLRWAEWVESAPLEAHRAGLRALLEKGLQAEPPAFAVATAKPPAEPPFDFDLVFPEPDKVAATSKPAQENPKPSSVKTAPTPPSTPRTSTALELPGFDLLDPPEPPRYDPKALELITQRQVELINNTLKHHGVEARVVSWSRGPTVTRYELEPAPGEKISRVQNLHNDLALALAAGSVRIEAPIPGKSVIGLEVPNTERELVRYSEAIQSSAFTRSKDTLPLVLGKSIDGEVWVKDLAKMPHLLIAGSTGSGKSVAVNTLITSLLFKYLPTELRFLMIDPKMVELTPYEGIPHLVRPVVTNPADAAGVLLGAVAHMERRYKMMSQVGARNLEQFNHKMRAAGEATLPYLVIVIDELADLMITAPKEVEQAILRLAQMARATGMHLILATQRPSVDILTSLIKVNIPARMAFAVSSGFDSRTILDTYGAERLVGQGDMLFHQPGLPKPVRLQGPFLSETEVHRIAGFLREQSFEDAFVTQYGPDFEGPLNLGGGGSADAGEIDFGDPLLKKAAEIVIEEGYASVSRLQRRLSVGHARAGKLVDALEAMGIVGPHQGSKPRDVLITRDQLPEYFGGE; this is translated from the coding sequence ATGGCGAAGGGCAAATCCAAAGCTGACAAAGCCAGCAAGGCCAATCCTACCGAACGCAAGCGCGACCTCGAGGCCTTTGCTCTGCTGATACTGGGCATCGCCGCCCTCCTGGCCGCCGCCATTTATTTTGGCTCCAACCTGGCCGGACAACTGGGCAGCGGTATTCAGGCCCTGTTCTGGGGCAACCTGGGATACCTGGCCTGGCTGGTTCCACCGACGGTTGCCCTGCTGGGCGTGTGGCTGCTGCTGGATCGGCCCCTGGGCCCTTTGGCGCGTGGTACGGCCCTGCTCTTCGGGGGGGGCCTGCTCACCTTACCGCTGGTGGCCCACCTCGCCAGGCCTTACGGTGGGCTGCTGGGTAGTAATCTGCACACACTGCTGGTGGGCGGTCTGGGCAATTTTGGCCTGCTCATTCCCCTGCTGGCCCTCAGTTTTGTAGCCGATCTGGCCCTGCGCCAAAGGCCGGGCTTCCTGCTGGGTAAGGGTTTGCGCCGGGTGGTACTGGCTGCTAAACGGCTGTATCAGGCCTACCGCCTCTCCCAGTCTGCCAGCCGCCTGCTGGGTGAGGCGCGGGCCCTTTCGGCGCGCTACCCCGAGCACAAGGCGCTCAACACCCTGGTACAAGACCTCGAGGCCATCCGGCGCAACCCCCAGGACAGGGAAGCCCTCGAGGGCCTGTCCAAACTGCTGGACAGCTTCAAAGCCGAGCGCGCCAAAGAGCTGGCGGGCAAGCTGGCCACCGAGGCGCGGCCCCTGGCCGTACGTCTCGAGCGCCTGGCCGCCGCGCTGGCCGCACCGCTCAAAGGCGAGGGCCTGGCCCAGACGCTCGAGGAACGCCGCGCCGCGCTGGTGCTGGAAATTGGCGCACTACTCACCAAGGCCCAGACCCTGACCCGCCAGGGTGAGGCCGCCGCGCGGTCGTTAGACAAGCCCAGCACCACCCAGGCCCTGCTAACTGCCCTGGAAGAGCACCAGCATCGCCTGGCCGCCTGGCAGGAAAGCGAAGCCCTGACCCAGGACCTCGAGCAGCGGGTAGACGGCTGGCTGCGCTGGGCCGAGTGGGTGGAGTCTGCGCCCTTAGAAGCCCACCGCGCCGGGCTGCGGGCCTTGCTGGAAAAAGGCCTGCAGGCCGAGCCACCGGCTTTTGCGGTAGCAACCGCCAAGCCCCCCGCCGAGCCCCCCTTCGACTTCGACCTGGTCTTCCCCGAACCGGATAAGGTGGCAGCCACCAGCAAGCCTGCCCAGGAAAACCCCAAGCCCAGCTCGGTCAAAACCGCTCCCACGCCTCCTTCTACGCCCCGAACATCCACTGCCCTGGAACTGCCCGGTTTCGACCTGCTCGACCCGCCCGAGCCCCCCCGTTACGACCCCAAGGCCCTGGAGCTCATCACCCAGCGGCAGGTTGAGCTCATCAACAACACCCTCAAGCACCACGGGGTAGAAGCCCGGGTGGTGAGCTGGTCGCGCGGCCCCACGGTGACGCGGTACGAGCTCGAGCCCGCCCCCGGCGAAAAAATCAGCCGGGTACAGAACCTGCACAACGACCTGGCCCTGGCCCTGGCCGCCGGCTCGGTGCGCATCGAAGCCCCCATACCCGGCAAGAGCGTGATTGGCCTCGAGGTGCCCAACACCGAGCGCGAACTGGTGCGCTACAGCGAGGCCATCCAGTCCAGCGCCTTCACCCGCAGCAAAGACACCCTGCCCCTGGTGCTGGGTAAAAGCATTGACGGCGAGGTCTGGGTCAAGGACCTGGCTAAAATGCCCCACCTGCTGATTGCCGGTTCGACCGGCTCGGGCAAGTCGGTGGCAGTGAACACCCTCATCACCAGTCTGCTCTTCAAGTACCTTCCCACCGAGCTGCGCTTTCTTATGATTGACCCCAAGATGGTGGAGCTCACCCCCTACGAGGGCATCCCCCATCTGGTGCGGCCGGTGGTGACTAACCCCGCCGACGCCGCCGGGGTCTTGCTGGGTGCTGTAGCTCACATGGAGCGGCGCTACAAGATGATGAGCCAGGTGGGGGCGCGCAACCTCGAGCAGTTCAACCACAAAATGCGGGCCGCCGGCGAGGCCACATTGCCCTACCTGGTGATTGTGATTGACGAGCTGGCCGACCTGATGATTACCGCCCCCAAAGAGGTCGAGCAGGCCATTTTGCGCCTGGCCCAGATGGCCCGCGCTACCGGCATGCACCTGATTCTGGCTACCCAGCGCCCCTCGGTGGACATCCTGACCTCGCTCATCAAGGTCAATATCCCGGCCCGCATGGCCTTTGCGGTCTCCTCGGGCTTCGACTCCCGCACCATCCTGGACACCTACGGGGCCGAGCGGCTGGTGGGCCAGGGCGATATGCTCTTCCATCAGCCGGGCCTGCCCAAGCCGGTGCGTCTGCAGGGCCCTTTCCTCTCGGAAACCGAGGTACACCGCATTGCCGGGTTCCTGCGCGAACAGAGCTTTGAAGACGCCTTCGTAACCCAGTACGGCCCCGACTTCGAGGGCCCCCTGAACCTGGGCGGGGGTGGCAGCGCCGATGCAGGCGAGATTGATTTTGGCGACCCCCTGCTCAAAAAAGCCGCTGAGATTGTGATCGAGGAGGGCTACGCCTCGGTCAGCCGGCTCCAGCGCCGCCTCTCGGTGGGGCACGCTAGGGCCGGCAAGCTAGTGGACGCGCTCGAGGCCATGGGCATCGTGGGGCCGCACCAGGGCAGCAAGCCACGGGATGTGCTGATTACCCGCGACCAGCTACCGGAGTATTTTGGCGGCGAATAG